CAACGCCCCTGGCCCTGCCCGCTTGGGCCGTCAGCTTCATTGTGTTTATTTCTCATGTTAAAATCAAATTCCCGCGTGTGCAATTTTTCATTTGGCCCCAGAGCCGGAGCAGCGAAGGAGTCCCGGACTCGCCGGCGGAGGAATGAAAGGGAAGTGGAAAAATGTGTAAAGGTGCGTGTGCCGGGGAAATACGCAgggaatggggatggggatggggatgtggATGGGGGTGGTGTCGGCCTTAGGGGGTGTACTCTGCTGGGCTGCCACCGAGGGCGTTTTTGGGGTGGTGTGATTGCTCGGCTGGCTCTTCCGGCGTGCTGTCTGACGTCAGGTGAAGTCAGCTTAAAGAACAACTTTGCCTACAAACTTTTGCCGCCAGCTTCAATTCCACCGTAGCTCGGGTTTTTCCCTCACTTTTTTTTCCCCGGCAAACGCGCTGAGCTGCATTTTGGGCAACATTTTCGATACCTGTCGGCATGTGTCGAGTACCAAGAGGTATTCCCCATCTGCACACCCAGCCCATCTGCATCTTGTTCCATCATCTGCCGGCTCTCGGTTCTCGATTTCTCCTTCTTGGCGCCCGCATAACTTGCGCtctaagcaaaacaaaaatgcgtTGGCAAAAGCGTAGGACCGACCAGGGACCGAAGAACCAGAGACACCAAATGGAATCTGAGAGCGGGAGCGGGTGCGGGGGGAGCTGGAGTTgtgcagggggcgtggcagggccGAGGCAGCTGGCTGCGATGACTGCCATGGTGATGGCGACACTGGCAACAGCAAAGGCAACGTTAGTGGAACACCCTAGTCGCAGTGGGTAACACAACTTTGCTGATTGAAATGAACTTGCATAATATCTAAGAatatagtaaaaaaaaaaatatccaataaataataatgtgctgtttaaataaaaattcattacaaaatattgcataattaAGGAAAGAGTATCCCTTCGTTGCTCATCCCAATGGCCACTAAGCCGCTCCATCCTGCCTGGCTGCTCGCTGGCTCTGGCTGAAAGGACAGCGACAGGCCgccgaggacgaggacgaagGAGAGGCCGAAGAAGAAGAGCTGGGGCGGTTGAGAAGAAAGGCGCTGGTGAGGGGAGCGAAGCAGAGGGGGGAGGGAGGCAGACACGACACACCAAGTGTACAATAGCTTTAAGCTTAAACTCTCGCACACTTGCACGCACACACGCTCAGCTGCCCCACACAtatacactcacacacacacacacacatacatatattgggGGATACAGGGCCACGAGCAACTCGAgagaaaaaacaatatttttgttgccttttccCGCTGCGTGACGAGAAACCAGAGACGTGGAGCAACGGAGGCCCAGCCTTGGGGCGAAGTTCGTCTGCTTGTTTCCAACGGATGGGATGTTCGGGGGGGAATGGGGCAAGGGTGGCGGTACGCGATCGGTGGGGCACCCTGTATTTGCAGCTGCTGACGGGGAAGAAAATTCACGGACGAACGCTATGTGTCCAAGTCCAAGAAAGAAAAATACTTGCCAGGCGACAGCGCAGCACAAACGGCCAAAGGTTCCAGGGCTGCAGCATTTCCGAAATATCCGAACAGATATTATAGCCACACTCTATAGCATTGACATCAGCGCAGTCTGAACTAACTCTGTTGGAGagctttgtttttataaacaaCGTGGGGCATCCCCCTGGTCAAGCTAACCAGGTGAATTTCCCGGAAACGCATAAATATTGTAAGCTTATCTGGTTATGAATCAGATATTTAACTTAgtgaattgaaaattaaaacataacTAACATTTTAAAAGACGAATTAAGCTAACCCATCAGTATCCTCAGCCCATCTATCACAAACTTCACTATTTCGGGACCATCTTTCTTTCGAAATGGGTCATTCGGAAAACGAGACGCTGGCTATCTGCGATCGAAGCCCAAGTTTGCTTCCTTATCGGGGAACaccgaaaattaaatgatattttcgGTTTGTACAGCTGACGGAGGCCCGATAAGAATGTGTACCCTCCCTCCCTAGAAAAGCGTATGTAACTCCCGGgggagaacaaagtacaaaggTAGATAGGACTATATTTAAGAGAACTATAGATTATAGCATATGGCTAACTTGGAGTTTTTAAGATCGGTAGTGagtaataaataatacatttcaatttaagtCGAATTAATAATCTAATTGATTTGATAATCATGTTATTTTTTagaataacatttttaatttcttagtTAGAGGATcttgtaatttgttttaaattccaGCTTGCAAATTATGTTTACTACATAGTTGGAATTCCATAAGATACTTGCAACTTAAAGTTTAAAACaccaaatattttcaaaagtaCCATATAGAACCATACGGCCGTTGCAGCCCTGGCAGAATGGAGCAAAATGGAGGCGAAAGGCAAGGCGGCCAGGCAAGACGGCAAGCTCCAGCAATAGCTGTATGGCTATAGCTACGGATACATctacagctacagctacaACATCTACGGCTGCGAGGGAGCGGAGCGGGGGGCGCAGCGCCCATTTGAGGCAGCCATCAAGTAGCGAATTCGCCGCCACGCCGTCGAGCGTTTGACATTTCCCCATACTTGCTGGCGCGCCGCCCCGAAAAGTATCTGAAAATCGATGAAATTCAACGCAAGCAGGCGGCAGATAAAAGTATTCGCTACTTTATGGTGCGTCCGCCACCAAAATGTTCCATATAAATGTGGCCCAATGCGGCATTGGCAACGAATTTCCAACTTGCTGGCGCCGATCGCCCTGGCAAGAATCGAGAAAATCGAGTGGATGCAGGCGGGCCGAACGATTGAGATACTTTCTGGGGCGGATTTGTCCCCCCCCCTATTTTGTGCTCCCCCTTCCATtcagtgagagagagagagagagcgagcgacAGAGCGACTTTTCTCTTCCCAGTAAGGGTATTGGTGAGTAGTATCTGTGTTTGGACTGCTGAATCTATCTCTCAGTTGCTGAATGAGCTTGAAATACGTTTTGAAAACTCAACGGTCGTGCTTAAGTTAAGCAGCTCAAAAGGCTTGTGGACCGATgtaaatgttaaataaaataaaaaaatgcattgctaaaaaattcaaataattttcGAAATATAGAGGCGGTCATAAAAACACTAAAAAAATACTGCATTCATTATTTATTGCCTACATTCCGGGGCAGGCGAGAGATAATCAAACATTGCAATTATCTGCACagccacacacgcacacacagtaACCACAGACACGATGCATTCCATGCACATTTCATGCATTTCCTTTGTACTGGGCAACTTATCAAGTTTCCTGTCCACCAAATGCAACCCCAAAGCAGCGCCACCCCCAATAGCAGACACGCACACGCCCCACCGCCCACCATTAagcatatacaatatattccGACCATGTACTGAacaaactgcagcagcaatagcTGCAACTCCATCAACAGCACACTGCAGCGACATTGAAgcgcaacagcagcggcagcaacagcaacagcaacagcagcaacaacacaatcGCCAGAGTGCATCAGCAATTCCGATTCGGATTGCATTTTTGTTGCACGCACGTCATTTTTGTGTGGCTGCGGATAATGATTTGGTTACATTTGATTTGGGTGCCCATTTTTATGCAAAAGCCATACCCTAATCTAACCTGCAAAAGGATGACTACTAATTTATCACGTCACTTTGTTCAAACGCTTCTATTGAAAACGAATTGGGTTTCCAAAAGCgaagcacaaatatttttaaatcatcTCAAATTCTATTGGGTTATTGTATgtatttgatatatttgtgtatttatttaaacggTCACAGTTTGTTATGCTTACAGAGCATCTAAAATTTCACTTAGACATTTCACTCCAGTGACTCCCTTTTCGATGATAATGCTGTGGTCAAAAGGAAGTGCTATCCTGGCTCTCGGCTGCAGTGGTCAACGGTTTTTACTTATTCATGTGCTCTTCGTATTTGTTGCAACacattttaatattcatttcgGGGCGTGGCATCGGTCAGCCTTAGCAATTAACAGGAGCGGGTTGGGGAGCACATTGGTGCAGAGGGGCatggtggggggggggagggCAGGCAGGGTGCTGAAACGAGTCGCAAAGATCCTAAGGCGGATCAGGCTGGCAGGCAGGCAGGTGGCTGACACAGAAACCCGGCTGCCAGGCGAAGCCAAGCAACAGGCTGAGCAGCAATattggcaacagcagcaacatgcaaccacaacaacaacagcagcagcttgcaacaacaatggagCACCGAGCACCGAGCACCGAACACCGGACAACTCTTGACATGCATATGCAAAGGTCTTTCCCAGGTTTTGCGGCTCACAATCAATTTGAGAGACCTTCGCTCGCTTCTCATTGGGAACCcgccaaaatgcaaatgacgACAGCAACAACGCCAGAATGAGAACTTTGACGAAGCCTTTGATGTGCGCCGTTGTCGGTGACTTAGCCACCCCCTCACAACGCTGCTCCGCCTCCGCCACCGCCCCGCCGCTCCTGCGCTGCTCCATTCCTCACCTTGCCGTAGCCCATATGGCACGCAATCTCGAATAATCAATATTTGCGAGCAGTCCAGGCCGACGAAAGAGCCGGACTGCCCAGGTCAGGCTGAGACAGCGGAAGTCGTTGTCACATCAATGGCGACAAAGCACTTCCGCCGCTGCTCTATTCTCCTGCGCACAAAAGGATGCTGACAGCCCGCCTGCGATGTTCCTCAAAGGCGggcactcgaaaaaataatAGGTTCTATCTGTTTGGAGTTGGAAGAACTTATGGAGTATGTAGTAGCTTTGTATCTTTGAATTTGCAAGCTTCGACTGTATAGTTATTTATTCTCGCAGTGCACGGACTGTTTTAAgctgtgtgccaaaaaattaaCGAATGAATTTCAGTACAATTGAATgtagatatatagatatatatatagattttaatttttttaggTAGCTTGAATCTTTTGGGCATCAAGCTTACCACCACATTACTTCCTTTGCCAATCCTCAAAATACGGAGCAATCGGTAGATAAGTTTTTGGAAAACAACGGGAACGCAAAACCTACCTCCAAGTAAACTTTGAGGGCTACGATAACCCCTTATCTCTGTCAACTGGCGTAGGGTCTGTGGAATGTCGGAGGGGTTGGGGCCCTCGACTGGAGATACATtcgtgcatgtgtgtgtattaTTCCCCCCGAACTTTTTTTGTAACGTTTTTCCCTTACGTTTCGCTTTGATCGTCGTCTGCTCTTTGTGCATTctttcagtttgttttgcgTCGTCTCTGTTCTCGGCTTTCCGTTCTCCGTTCTCCGTTCTCCGTTCTCCCGTCTTCTGTCTTCAGTCTTCAGTGCGAGGCATGCAGTCATCGACGACGTCGCTGAATTTCGTTTCAGCCAAACtgaaccaaaccaaaacaccaaagccaaaaccaaaaccgaactGAACCCAAAGCGAACTGAACCAAACCGATGGTGATTCatcgaaattaaaaataagtgttttgtatctgtatctcagcGCTTGTTTCACATTCGCTGCTGATGTTGATATTGCCGTTTTGCTCACATTCCACTGTctgtgatattttttttactaatTTCCCTTATGTTCTAAGGAAGAAGTGGGATTGTAGTCGAAACTCTTTAATACAAAAGGGAACTGGAGTCTCTAGGTATGTTTCACAAAAGTCTATTGGTCATAACTTTCACTTTCCTGCGAATTATAGAAGTTCGACGTAAATAGGTGCAATCAAATGGATTAAAAGCCAATGTATAGCTATTCTACAATTGTGTACAACAAAACATTCAATCTTATAATATAATGGATTATCCAGAGTCCTTAAACATTTCGTTTAAAACCACAGAACATAGCTTCTAGATAACTGTACAAGATTTTATTATGCACTTTGGATCAAGATACATCTAGAATAAATACTTTTATCTGAAATGCTACTACATAACTCCAAGAGCATACCACTTGACTGATATTCCCAGGGAGACTCCCCCTCTCAGCGCCGCGATTAGTCATCGAATGCTTCCTGCTCTCGGTCGAGGGATTCAAGGACACCTGTTTCCACATTCCACGCCCAACGATCCCTGGCATGCAACATCCGCCTCCATTCGAAGGAAGGCAGGTAGATtcgagtgtgtgcgtgtgtgtggctgCTGTGATAACCTTGCTGCGATTGCAGATGGTGGTGCTGCTTTGTGTTTCGGTGGTgctacagctacagctacagctCTAGCTGTGGCTAATGGTGGTGCCTCGCATATCCTTCCATGGTCACCTTGGGCGGCATTCACGAAATGTGTATCCAtgacacgcacactcacacacacgcgacCGGGTATCCAGGGGACACACATACGGGTCCGTTGTGGATTAAAATTTCTTCGTTCCTTCTACTTTTTTACGTACGTAGAATGCATTTCCCTTGGCGAAGAGGGAGCATGGTCAGAGGGGGAGAGCGGGGGGAGTTGGGCATTTATTTTCGGCATTTGAAGTTAGTCCTTTGAAAAAACGGGGGTTTGAATTCAAAGCGCTAGACCGAACGAATCGCAGCGAaagggaatggaatggaaatgtgCGAAGGGTTGCTCgacgtcctcgtcctcgtcctcgtacCCTCCCCTCAAcgcagtgtgtgtgcgtgtgtatctgtgtggaAGGAACACATTTGGATGCCAGACTGCCGTCGAGTCACCAGcccaaactcaaactcaaactccCTGTGCGACATTACGGCCAAGTgtaagcagcagcagcagcagcaacatggaaTCGATTTTGGAATTCGTCTCATGGCGAGTGTGTGGAAAATGCTGATAAATGGGAGTTAGACCCGGATACGACACACAGGATCCCCCTCGATGGCTTTCACTGCCACGGCCATGCTAATGAGACCTCCCCCCCCCTACAAGAAGGCCCCACGCACAGGGAGAATGCACCACACAGATCTGAactctataaaaaaaatatatcacaaATTGTTTATCTATTTCGAGTTTCCTAACTAAAATACAACAAGCCTTGTTTGTATGATTTTTTTACTTAGTCTTTTGAATCTTTGACTGTTTTCTAATGCCAATTTTGAGTCTTGAGTCTAATGCCATTTGGTTAATTGGAATGTCATTTGACAAAACTAGTTGGGGGGTATCATCTTTCATGTTATTCTAAACAAAACTCATATAAAGATTAGCAGTGTTGAGAGTTAACCTCTGTCCTAACCTCTATATCAAAGTTTAAGCCGAAAACTGATGGAAAATGTTggtaaactttattaaaaaaaagccTAACGAGTTAAGTTAAGACAAAATATCTGCTTTTCTACGTGTAACAATTGCAGCTGTCCCCTCTGCACGACGcaaatgcaattgcagttcCCCTGGAAATCGTATACATCACccccaccaccgcccaccatCTCACACCCATCGTGACCGATAAGTGACGAGGCCCGTTCGGTGGGTGGTTGCCCGTTGGGGGGTGGCTCCGTTTGCCTGCCCATGTCGGCGCATTGATAAGATAAGCGATAGCCGTAGGGCGGAGAGTCGGGCTGTCTGACATCAGGCAAATGGACCCCAGAAGCGTTGGAAAATGGGGGGCTATAGCCGATAGCCGGTAGCCGATAGCCCATAGCCCATAGCCTGAAGTCGTGTTGCTGTCGTGACTCGGCGCTTTCTTACCGGCTGCATTTcagaaaattcaaaattcataGAATGCAAATGTTGGTTAAACAACATTTTGCCCGGCACACGACCGCTCTCCCAGCTCCAGTCGCATTTTCCACTCGCAGCTGGGGCACAAACAGTACCAGACACAGaaatagaaacagaaacagaaacacagactgcgactgcgactgcgactgagACTGGAGACCACACCGATTCAGGTCTCGACTAGGAAGCACTGGAGGAATGGGGCGGTCGGCGAGAGCTTAAGTCAGGTTTTGTGAGTTGAATTTTAAGTAAAACTAACTTAAACGGGCCGCTCAGCTCCGTTCAGACCGTAGCACTAGAAATACCCGACCTTATGCCGGGATTTACCTTACAACGTACTATGTATATAAGGGAGTCCAGCGCGCTGGAAGGAAATTTCcaatttggaatttatttaatgtatTAGAACAAGTCATTGTGCGTGTAGCTTTGGAACTCACAATCTTGGGAGAGTTTGATGTAAAGTCCCCGAAAGTGGAAACTTTTCCAAACTAAAATCTTAtctgaaataaatataattctaTAGAATATTCTAGTTCTTAATTTCCTTGGAATATGAATAAAATACCATACCAGAAGTTTTAAAGCGAAATGAATCGATCCGCTTTACTAGAGGTTACCAAACTGAGCTGCCTGAAGATTTGATCTTGTAAGAAGATAACCCTTATACGTCGATGGatttatatgaaataaaagtcCTTTACAATTCTCGACCTCTGCTCTCCACTTCCCTGGACTGCGGGACCATCATCGGGTTAAGCCTCTTGGCAAATCGGATCGTTGCATCAAATGGCGAATCCGAGTTTTCAGCTCGGAACAAATCTGCCTGGGGATAtttaaagctttaattttGGGGTCCGGCGATTGAATAAAATTTCCGATTGGGTGGTTTCCCCAccagtacatacatatgtacatgcttATACCTTTGCGGCAGTGTGCGTTGTGTACATAATCACGCACACACAGCTCTTGTTGCATACGCACatttaatgcaaatttaagCAGTTAGCAAGCAAGTAAAACCGTTATGTGTACACAGGGATATGAAGCTGCGCCTACgtgtgcctgtgtgcgtgcatggctctgtgtgtgtgtgtgtttgtatataAATGCAAGTGTTTGTAAATGCATCGATGCCTATACATAATGCAGgcaatataaataattgcaGTACATAGGCTGGcggagtgtgcgtgtgtccgTTGCACAACCGCATACGCTCCACACGCACATTTCtgttggtgtgcgtgtgtatatacacatatgtttATATATCGGCATCTGCATCTCTGGCTGGCTGCACATTTCATTGCAATTGCATTAGTGCTGGGCCCTTTGTTCATTACAAAATGCAGAaacccacacacgcacacatttaCGTAGTgccgaataaaataaatttcccaCAAAACATTTACGCATTTGCCGAGCGAGATAAACAGCAGCATCCCAGTGCAATCAATAAAATCACAggcaggttttttttttttttaatttttatacatatttaatttattttctcttcGTTCCTCCTTCCACATCGTATCGCTCAAATTTTTTGGGGGTTGCGCCTCCTAAAACAGAAATATCAATTGTCGAAATAACTTAGATCTAGGGAAAACTCGCAATCGAAACTCAAGGGTTTTTCAGAATCAACATagttaattataatatatagttTGCAAATGGAATTAAGGCATTCAGTATATTGCAGTTCAACAAAAGGTCATCGAATTCGGGCTCATTTAACTAATCGAAAAACAGAGAATCGGAGTAATAATCCTGACTTAACATAACATTGTAcatattgatttaattttaatttatttaatttaatcctCGCTGCTTAAATAATATTACGTAATTGTTTAGCAatattttgttgctgcttgcttatgtgttcttttttatacaatacattttatatCACAATAGAAAAAAGAATTAATTCGCGTATTCTTTTCAATCGTTACCTTCTCTTTTTTGCTTGCttacttataaattaaacaataaaaaatgtacaGAATTTCTTTAACGTTTGTGTTTtcttgtgtgttttgtgtagTTTTTGCTATTAAACAAGGTTgttttttcatgtttttatAACTTGTGTTAATGGTTATTCTCCCCCTTTTTCGTTATTTGACTAATTGTGGCTTGACAAATGTTAAGAACTAAGAATTAAGTTTACGCATTTTCATTAAGTGTCTACTATTAACATTGTTGTTGCTTAAGTTTTCGTTACATTTTACGTTTACGTTTTAATCAACTAAATTAAACGGCATTACTAACGACGCTGTACTAAACAAATTCGCAACGAAGTCGGGAAGAAAACGCCGaggcacaaaaacaaaaagatactaagatacaaagatacaaaaagGGAGCACACAGCACAAGGCAAGAAAAATGCGGTGGAGAGCGAGAAATGAGCGGAGTGGAGCTACTCCCTCtctatttttttcttttctcattttgttgttttatcgctgttgcttttgttgttgctgtggcaATGGAGGACGCTGGCTTTTGTAGCCGAAGCgtgaattaaaataaactatttaaatttatttgcatctGCTTAACTGCGGCCTgcattgcacacacacacatgcgtgCTTGGGTGTGTTTatgcagtgtgtgtgtgtgtgctgcccACTCTCCTCGCCTTGCTCCCTGCGCTGTCCCCCGCCCTCTCTCCTGCTGCTTATCGCGCGTCTCCATCGCCATGCACTTTGTTGCTGTCGGCCAtagctgcagttgttgttgcctgcttttttctttttctctctgtttcgttttttttatcGCTGCGTGCGTGTAAGCCGACGCTAGCGGCATCTCCCCTCTCGCTCTGGCCCCCTAGGAACACAACACTACACAACAACGCAGCAGAGCGAGCTCCATGGGCAGAGCTGACCGGTCTTAGCGGGAAAATAGCTAGTTCTGGCTATGAAGAGTCATGTTAAGTAAATGTCGTTTGCAAGTAATTCTATAGTGTGCGTTTTACTAGTATACAAAAGTCCCTTTTACAAAAGCTATGTTTTCTAAGCATAGAAACTGCAACGAAACTTCAGGTCATGTAAAAGGGACTTTACCTAACTTTGAAGGACCGAATGTTCTCAAATAAactcaaataaatttttacaTAGAAGGTTACGGAAGTCTGACTATAAAAAGAATATACGTTTAGGATATTTAGTGTATTGGATATTTTCTCATTTCAAAGCCTATtctcaaaaaagaaaatgtttctAACATCGAAAACATCACTAAACCGGCTGAGCTGGCAGCTCTATCCCCCGACGTCGTCAGTCTCAGTCCCTTTTGCCCCAACTCCGCCCGCTCGCCATGCTTGCCTGCttgccagtgtgtgtgcgtgttgtgttgtgtgtgcctcattgtttgctttttgttgttgctgcgttgttttgtgcctcTCTGCTCGTTTCTCGATTCGTACGAAAAAAATGTAGTACAGCGTGTGGTATGGCAAACGAAAGCTATGAGTTTTCAGTGTATCTTGTCTGCCCTCTCTTTCCCGCCCGGAATCTATGGTTGGGAATTATAAGAGCCGCGAGCGGCCTCCTTCGCCGCACAGGCGTTGCAGTCGTGGTGGACGCATCACCTGACCAGCCAGAGGCCCAGGTTGAGCTTCTGCAGCTTGGGCAGCTTCATGATGATGTCGATGCCCTTGGAACTGAGTTGCGTGCAGCCGTAGAGATCGATGGTCTTGAGATTAGTCAGATCCTCGGCCAGCGTTTGCAGGCCCTTGTCCGTTATCCGGCTGCACTGTCCGATATTGAGGTTCTCCAACTCGTGCAATGCCTTGGCGATCTTTAGCATGCCGTGATCGGTGATCTGGCACTGATTGAGGGACAGGGATCTCAGTCTGTAGAGTCCCTGGGCTATGTGTGTCAGGGCCTGGTCGCTGATCTTGTCGCAGAAACTGACGTCCAGCGAGTTGATCCCGCTGCCGCCTTCCGTGAGGTAGGCCATTCCGATATCCGAGATGTTGTCGCAGGAGCGCAAGTTCAGCTGCTCGAGCTTGGGCATCCGGGCCAGGTGCTTTAGTCCGCTGTCCGTCACCGAGACGCAGAAGCTCAGGTTGATCGACTTCAGCGAGGTCAGGCCCTGGGCAATGTGGCCCAAAGCCTCGTCGCTTAGCCGCTGGCAATCCTGCAGACCCAAGTACTCCAGCTGCAGGTTGCCTTCGGCCGTTTCCCGCGAGAAACCAGCCAGGTGTCCGATTCCCTGGTCGCTGATGTGCCAGCAGGAGCGCAGATTGAGGTGCTTCAGCTTCTTCAGGCCCCACGCAATGAGCAGCAGTCCTGTGTTCGTGATGTTGCAACAGCCGCCCAGTTCCAGGGTCTCAAGATTCCTTAGATGCTGGGCGATGCGCCCCAGACTCGTGTCCGTGATCTGTTTACAGAGGGAGAGGTCCAGTGTCTTGAGGTTTGGCAGATCCACGCTAAAGGCATGGCCCAGGTTCATGTCCGCCACGTTGAAGCAGCCGCTCAGGTTCAGAGAGGTCAGAGCCGGAACGCCCAGGACCAAATCCTTAAGCGAGCGGCGCAGCGATAGGATCTGCACCTTCTTGATGCCGCGCTTGACCAGGCAGTTGAACAGGCTCGGACTGGAACGCTTAAGGTGCAGCTTGGCCTCGACTCCCTTCCAAACGCTCTTGGCATAGGCCGCATCCCGCCATGCGGTGCAAACCTGAGCTGCCCGACCCAAATCCCTCACTGGTAGGTGCTCGAATATCTGCTCGAGGAGTTCTGGGAACAGGTTGCTTATGTGGGTGCCCTCCACCGGCGGCGGGCTCTCCGGAGATGCTGGTCTGTGCGGGagatggtggtgatggtgatgatggtgctgGGCGTgggccgctgctgctgccgctgccgccgcagctgctgcggcaTGCTGCAAGTAGAGGGCCGGCGGCAAGGTCTGCAGCTGGTGGTGCGGCGGTCGGTGGTGCAGGGCGTAGGGCGTGAAGCGCAgcaggtggtggtgggtggtggtggctccGGTTCGCGTCAGACCGGGCAGCTCAGTCTGTTGATAGAGTTCGTCCATGGCCCAGCTGGGCGCTCCTCCGGCTCCTGCTCCGCCAATCGCCGCGCCGCCACTGGTGGCCGCTCCGTTGCTCCCGGATCCGCCACAGTGGCTATTCAGATTGTTCAACACCGCGATTGTTTGATGATGGAAGGGCAGCAGCTCCGTGTTGGTCGCCATCTCCTACTCTTGATTTTACACTTGGCTTGTCGCTTGACTGCTACTTTTGAAATTAACTGTTGGATTGGCTATCCTATATGCGCTGCATTTTACTGTTTGTATGCTTAGTTGAAGACTAGTAGGGTTCACTGTGGTTATTCACTGCACTTAACTCGAGCACTGTGTGTAGTTGGAAGTCCAAGTTCTATTTGTGTGTTCTTTGTTCTTGCGGCCGAGACGCGATGTGCACGAACCGGATGATAAAGAAAAACTGAACTCGCAGCGGCAAAGCGCCTTGCTTTTAGCCTGaaatacagatgcagatacagatacggggGGTTTGTGTTGGTATTGGTCATATTTTTATCTGAACGTATTCAGCGCTCTCACCGCTCTCTCGAGCGAGTAGAGAGTAGCGAGTAGGTATTCGTCCGTTCAGTCTGTTGTATGTCCCGTGTGTGCGGTTCGGTCGTTCTTCCATTGCGATTGCACTTGGAATTGACTTTGTGCGGCATTTTTATTAGAATCATTGCAACGCGTGGTTTTCTTGCTAATTTTGCCATAAGTTCTTATTAAAAGGTAGCTAGCATATGCTCTTTCTGTCCTTTATCACCAGTTCTGCGAGTCAATTTTTAACCAGTTCGGcttgtatataaataatttaggTTCAGACATAATCTCTATTGCTCGTAAGGAGTTTCACAAATTGTTTAAACTTAAAGTTTGAAGACCGTTTTGCGTATTCAACTCATCCGTGacccattttttttattatttat
The sequence above is drawn from the Drosophila melanogaster chromosome 2R genome and encodes:
- the Ppa gene encoding partner of paired, isoform C — protein: MATNTELLPFHHQTIAVLNNLNSHCGGSGSNGAATSGGAAIGGAGAGGAPSWAMDELYQQTELPGLTRTGATTTHHHLLRFTPYALHHRPPHHQLQTLPPALYLQHAAAAAAAAAAAAAHAQHHHHHHHHLPHRPASPESPPPVEGTHISNLFPELLEQIFEHLPVRDLGRAAQVCTAWRDAAYAKSVWKGVEAKLHLKRSSPSLFNCLVKRGIKKVQILSLRRSLKDLVLGVPALTSLNLSGCFNVADMNLGHAFSVDLPNLKTLDLSLCKQITDTSLGRIAQHLRNLETLELGGCCNITNTGLLLIAWGLKKLKHLNLRSCWHISDQGIGHLAGFSRETAEGNLQLEYLGLQDCQRLSDEALGHIAQGLTSLKSINLSFCVSVTDSGLKHLARMPKLEQLNLRSCDNISDIGMAYLTEGGSGINSLDVSFCDKISDQALTHIAQGLYRLRSLSLNQCQITDHGMLKIAKALHELENLNIGQCSRITDKGLQTLAEDLTNLKTIDLYGCTQLSSKGIDIIMKLPKLQKLNLGLWLVR
- the Ppa gene encoding partner of paired, isoform B, which translates into the protein MATNTELLPFHHQTIAVLNNLNSHCGGSGSNGAATSGGAAIGGAGAGGAPSWAMDELYQQTELPGLTRTGATTTHHHLLRFTPYALHHRPPHHQLQTLPPALYLQHAAAAAAAAAAAAAHAQHHHHHHHHLPHRPASPESPPPVEGTHISNLFPELLEQIFEHLPVRDLGRAAQVCTAWRDAAYAKSVWKGVEAKLHLKRSSPSLFNCLVKRGIKKVQILSLRRSLKDLVLGVPALTSLNLSGCFNVADMNLGHAFSVDLPNLKTLDLSLCKQITDTSLGRIAQHLRNLETLELGGCCNITNTGLLLIAWGLKKLKHLNLRSCWHISDQGIGHLAGFSRETAEGNLQLEYLGLQDCQRLSDEALGHIAQGLTSLKSINLSFCVSVTDSGLKHLARMPKLEQLNLRSCDNISDIGMAYLTEGGSGINSLDVSFCDKISDQALTHIAQGLYRLRSLSLNQCQITDHGMLKIAKALHELENLNIGQCSRITDKGLQTLAEDLTNLKTIDLYGCTQLSSKGIDIIMKLPKLQKLNLGLWLVRXCVHHDCNACAAKEAARGSYNSQP